One Nostoc sp. UHCC 0302 DNA window includes the following coding sequences:
- a CDS encoding DUF3146 family protein — MSAKRLPETIAHVKITRQSWQHGFLEGEVSAGEFEWHFQWHFRRGVLSVKPSQGRALIKEPLGRFLEQQDYQLEPGGDYAFIIRAQL; from the coding sequence GTGAGTGCTAAACGTCTGCCAGAAACCATTGCCCATGTCAAAATTACCCGCCAATCTTGGCAACACGGCTTCCTTGAGGGTGAAGTCAGTGCAGGGGAATTTGAGTGGCATTTCCAGTGGCATTTCCGCCGCGGAGTACTTTCCGTTAAGCCTTCCCAAGGCCGTGCATTAATTAAAGAACCCCTCGGTCGCTTCTTGGAGCAACAAGATTATCAACTAGAGCCTGGAGGGGACTATGCTTTTATTATTAGAGCGCAACTTTAA
- a CDS encoding transposase yields the protein MPLVTRDIQEIIYSVIVKQSSDLGCKVIAISGTVHVHLLTSFSPQLAISELIQKAKGSSFHLITYEIKLHEFFQWQGGCGAFTVSYHLIIR from the coding sequence TTGCCACTGGTTACACGGGATATTCAAGAGATAATTTATTCAGTAATTGTTAAGCAATCCTCTGACTTAGGATGTAAGGTAATTGCCATTAGCGGTACAGTTCACGTTCATTTACTAACTAGTTTTTCGCCCCAATTGGCTATATCTGAGCTAATACAAAAAGCTAAAGGCAGTTCTTTCCATTTAATCACTTATGAAATTAAACTGCACGAGTTTTTCCAATGGCAAGGTGGTTGTGGTGCATTTACAGTTAGTTATCATCTGATCATCAGATAG
- a CDS encoding polyribonucleotide nucleotidyltransferase, which produces MAEVDKSISFDGRDIRLKVGLLAPQAGGSVLIESGDTAVLVTATRSQAREGIDFLPLTVDYEERLYAAGRIPGGIMRREGRPPEKTILTSRLIDRPLRPLFPSWLRDDLQVVAITLSMDELVPPDVLAVTGASIATLIAQIPFNGPMAAVRVGLVGDDFIINPTYAEIEAGDLDLIVAGSPHGVIMVEAGANQLPERDIIEAIDFGYEAVRDLIKAQLDLVAELGLQLVQEERPPVDQTLENYIRDRASDEIKKILSQFELTKPERDAALDVVKDNIATSITDLSEEDPIRVAATANSKALGNTFKDITKYFMRRQIVEDNVRVDGRKLDEVRPVSCQVDVLPKRVHGSGLFNRGLTQVLSACTLGTPGDAQNLNDDLQTDQSKRYLHHYNFPPFSVGETKPLRAPGRREIGHGALAERALLPVLPTKEQFPYVIRVVSEVLSSNGSTSMGSVCGSTLALMDAGVPILKPVSGAAMGLIKEGDEVRVLTDIQGIEDFLGDMDFKVAGTDAGITALQMDMKIPGLSLDIIGQAVHQAKSARLHILEKMLQSIEQPRTETSPYAPRLLTIKIDSDMIGLVIGPGGKTIKGITEETGAKIDIEDDGTVTISAVDESKAKRARNIIQGMTRKLHEGDVYIGRVTRIIPIGAFVEFLPGKEGMIHISQLADYRVGKVEDEVAVGDEVIIKVREIDNKGRINLTRLGIHPDQAAAAREAAAVNR; this is translated from the coding sequence ATGGCAGAAGTTGATAAGTCAATATCCTTCGATGGAAGGGATATTCGACTGAAGGTAGGACTACTAGCTCCCCAGGCTGGGGGGTCGGTTTTGATAGAATCAGGGGATACAGCTGTTTTGGTGACAGCTACGCGATCGCAAGCCAGAGAAGGCATTGATTTTCTTCCCCTTACTGTAGATTACGAAGAAAGACTCTATGCCGCTGGTAGAATTCCCGGAGGGATAATGCGGCGGGAAGGTCGTCCACCAGAAAAAACAATTCTCACCAGCCGTCTTATAGACCGTCCCCTGCGTCCTTTGTTCCCTTCATGGTTGCGGGATGATCTGCAAGTTGTGGCCATAACGCTGTCAATGGACGAGTTAGTGCCACCCGACGTACTTGCAGTAACAGGTGCTTCAATCGCTACCCTAATTGCCCAGATCCCTTTTAATGGGCCAATGGCAGCAGTACGGGTTGGCTTAGTGGGAGATGATTTCATTATTAACCCCACCTATGCAGAAATTGAAGCTGGAGACCTGGATCTGATAGTAGCAGGTTCACCGCATGGCGTGATTATGGTAGAAGCAGGAGCCAATCAGTTGCCAGAGCGAGATATTATCGAGGCAATTGACTTTGGCTACGAAGCAGTTCGGGACTTAATCAAAGCACAGCTAGATTTGGTAGCAGAACTGGGATTGCAACTGGTGCAAGAAGAGCGACCACCAGTAGACCAGACCCTGGAAAATTATATCCGCGATCGCGCCAGCGATGAGATTAAGAAAATCCTGTCTCAATTTGAATTAACTAAACCCGAACGCGATGCCGCTTTGGATGTCGTTAAGGACAATATTGCAACATCGATCACTGATCTTTCAGAAGAAGACCCAATTCGAGTAGCTGCAACCGCAAATAGTAAAGCACTTGGTAACACTTTTAAAGACATTACCAAATACTTTATGCGGCGGCAAATTGTCGAAGACAACGTTCGTGTTGATGGTCGCAAACTTGATGAAGTGCGTCCTGTTTCTTGTCAAGTTGACGTTTTGCCGAAGCGAGTCCACGGTAGCGGTTTATTTAACCGGGGTCTAACCCAGGTATTATCCGCTTGTACCCTTGGTACTCCCGGAGATGCCCAAAATTTAAACGATGACTTGCAAACAGACCAATCCAAACGCTACCTACACCATTACAACTTCCCACCTTTCTCAGTTGGGGAAACCAAGCCGTTGCGTGCGCCAGGTAGACGTGAAATCGGTCACGGTGCATTGGCAGAACGAGCCTTGCTGCCTGTACTACCAACTAAAGAACAATTCCCCTACGTAATTCGCGTCGTCTCGGAAGTTCTTTCTTCTAACGGTTCCACTTCGATGGGTTCAGTTTGCGGTTCCACCCTAGCCCTTATGGATGCTGGTGTACCAATTCTCAAACCTGTCAGTGGCGCGGCAATGGGTCTAATTAAAGAAGGGGACGAAGTGCGAGTCCTGACCGACATTCAGGGCATCGAAGACTTTTTGGGCGACATGGACTTTAAAGTTGCTGGGACAGATGCCGGGATTACTGCCTTACAAATGGATATGAAAATCCCCGGTTTGTCTTTAGACATTATCGGTCAAGCCGTTCACCAAGCCAAATCAGCTCGGTTGCACATTCTGGAGAAAATGCTCCAGTCTATCGAACAACCACGCACTGAAACCTCACCCTATGCTCCACGTCTCTTAACAATCAAGATTGACTCAGACATGATTGGTCTGGTCATTGGGCCTGGAGGCAAGACTATCAAGGGGATTACTGAGGAAACGGGTGCTAAAATTGATATCGAAGATGATGGCACTGTGACAATTTCGGCAGTGGATGAAAGCAAGGCAAAGAGAGCCAGAAACATCATCCAAGGCATGACCCGCAAGCTGCACGAAGGGGATGTTTACATAGGGCGTGTAACTCGGATTATACCAATAGGTGCATTTGTGGAATTCCTACCTGGGAAGGAAGGCATGATCCACATTTCTCAACTAGCTGACTACCGTGTTGGTAAAGTTGAGGATGAAGTAGCAGTCGGCGATGAAGTGATTATCAAAGTGCGCGAAATTGACAATAAGGGACGGATTAATCTTACACGCTTGGGTATCCACCCAGACCAAGCAGCAGCAGCGCGGGAAGCTGCGGCAGTGAATCGTTAA
- a CDS encoding N-acetyltransferase, translating to MNFPLVKLLKDGTVVELNYMHTQEQEVVRALLNTVIVEGKTYPQKQPLSQAEFAAYWLIQDAFVVKASVENATHSPQEILGAFYLKPNFPGRCSHICNAGFIVQPGSRGQGIGRFMGEAMLLIAASLGYEAVMFNLVFETNIPSITLWQSLGFEIIGRIPQAAKLDEEQVVDALIIYRALP from the coding sequence ATGAATTTTCCCCTTGTTAAACTTTTAAAAGATGGGACAGTAGTTGAGCTAAATTATATGCACACTCAAGAACAGGAGGTTGTAAGAGCATTACTAAATACTGTAATTGTTGAAGGTAAAACTTATCCCCAAAAGCAACCCCTATCTCAGGCAGAATTTGCTGCTTACTGGTTGATTCAGGATGCTTTTGTTGTCAAGGCATCTGTTGAGAATGCTACACATAGCCCACAAGAAATACTGGGGGCATTTTATTTAAAGCCCAACTTTCCGGGTCGGTGTAGCCATATTTGCAACGCTGGTTTTATTGTACAACCTGGATCGCGCGGTCAGGGTATCGGGCGGTTTATGGGAGAGGCAATGCTCTTGATTGCAGCTAGCCTCGGCTATGAGGCAGTAATGTTCAACTTGGTCTTTGAAACCAATATACCTTCAATTACACTTTGGCAATCGTTAGGATTTGAGATTATTGGGCGCATTCCCCAAGCGGCGAAGCTAGACGAGGAACAGGTGGTAGACGCTCTAATCATTTATCGGGCTTTACCTTGA
- a CDS encoding DEAD/DEAH box helicase produces MAILHGNWLLKNQNECLFVWGETWRSLRVNSEPIGSGDIPLHPLAMTPVELSEWLLSKNMKIANFIQQPQVALASTGRTRKATKTNEISLPTHSQIIALPTHIPEATEEETTLIPVHSASLGLDIDSPQYLQPWRVEGFCLNPTAAIKFLTSIPLNATNGEDAFLGGDLRFWSQIARWSLDLISRSKFLPTIQRQPSNTFVAKWQVLLDSAIDGTRLEKFSAKMPLVCRTYQGLETGEEFPQSPLYLDFPVEPQKLLLGFLNSTIDTQVRQMVGSQSPIEAKVMVSLPTAVKQWLQGLINSTSHTANADVIGVERLEAALKAWTMPLQYQLTLKTLFRTCFQLRSPESGETDWTLAYFLQAADNPEFLVDAATIWNNPVEQLVYENRPIDQPQETFLRGLGLASRLYPAIAPSFETEYPQSCRLTPIQAYEFIKAVAWRLEDSGLGVILPPSLTNREGWANRLGLKITAETPNKKQGRLGLQSLLNFQWQLAIGGQTISKTEFNKLVALNSPLVEINGEWVELRPQDIKTAQTFFTTRKDQMALSLEDALRLGTGDTQVIEKLPVVSFEASGALQELIGALTNNQAIAPLPTPKGFQGQLRPYQERGAAWLAFLERWGLGACLADDMGLGKTIQFIAFLLHLKEQDALENPTLLVCPTSVLGNWEREVKKFAPTLKVLQYHGDKRSKGKAFIEAAKKHDLVITSYSLVHRDIKSLESISWQTIVLDEAQNVKNPEAKQSKAVRQLEATFRIALTGTPVENRLQELWSILDFLNPGYLGNRQFFQRRFAMPIEKYGDAASLSQLRSLVQPFILRRLKSDRQIIQDLPDKQEMTVFCGLTAEQAALYQQVVEVSLAEIESAEGLQRRGMILALLIKLKQICNHPAQYLKQAALEQQHSAKLLRLEEMLEEVLAEGDRALIFTQFAEWGKLLKPYLEKQLGREIFFLYGSSSKKQREEMIDRFQHDPQGPPIMILSLKAGGVGLNLTRANHVFHFDRWWNPAVENQATDRVFRIGQTRNVQVHKFVCTGTLEEKIHDMIESKKQLAEQVVGAGEEWLTEMDTDQLRNLLLLDRSAVIDEDTE; encoded by the coding sequence ATGGCAATTTTACACGGTAATTGGTTACTAAAAAATCAAAACGAATGTTTATTTGTTTGGGGTGAAACTTGGCGATCGCTACGGGTGAATTCTGAGCCAATTGGCTCTGGAGATATACCACTGCATCCATTGGCAATGACACCAGTTGAATTGAGCGAGTGGTTGCTTTCAAAGAACATGAAAATTGCCAATTTCATCCAGCAGCCTCAAGTTGCTTTAGCTAGTACTGGACGCACACGCAAAGCTACAAAAACTAATGAAATAAGTTTACCTACTCACTCTCAAATAATTGCCCTGCCAACTCATATCCCTGAAGCTACTGAGGAAGAAACAACATTAATCCCTGTACATTCTGCCAGCTTGGGGTTAGATATAGACTCTCCCCAATACCTTCAACCGTGGCGAGTTGAGGGTTTTTGTCTAAATCCCACCGCAGCAATCAAATTTCTTACTTCTATTCCCTTAAATGCCACTAATGGAGAAGACGCCTTTTTAGGAGGAGATTTACGCTTTTGGTCGCAGATTGCCCGCTGGAGTTTGGATTTAATCTCCCGGAGTAAGTTTTTACCGACGATCCAACGGCAACCCAGCAACACATTTGTTGCTAAATGGCAAGTACTTTTAGATAGTGCTATAGACGGAACTCGCCTGGAAAAATTTTCGGCGAAGATGCCATTAGTTTGTCGCACTTATCAGGGGCTGGAGACTGGGGAAGAATTTCCTCAATCCCCACTTTATCTGGATTTTCCAGTTGAACCTCAAAAATTACTATTGGGTTTTCTCAACAGTACAATAGATACCCAAGTGCGACAGATGGTAGGTTCGCAATCCCCAATTGAAGCAAAGGTGATGGTGTCTTTACCAACTGCGGTAAAGCAATGGTTACAAGGCTTAATAAATAGTACATCTCATACAGCAAATGCCGATGTAATTGGAGTTGAACGGCTAGAAGCGGCATTAAAAGCTTGGACTATGCCGCTACAATACCAACTGACTTTAAAAACTCTATTTCGTACCTGTTTTCAACTGCGTTCTCCAGAGTCTGGCGAAACAGATTGGACATTAGCGTATTTCTTGCAAGCGGCTGACAATCCAGAGTTTTTAGTGGATGCGGCAACTATCTGGAATAACCCAGTTGAGCAATTGGTTTATGAAAATCGTCCTATTGACCAACCACAAGAAACATTTTTACGGGGTTTAGGATTAGCTTCCCGATTATATCCAGCGATCGCACCCAGTTTTGAAACCGAATATCCCCAATCTTGTCGTCTCACACCCATCCAAGCTTATGAGTTTATCAAAGCTGTAGCTTGGAGATTGGAAGACAGTGGTTTAGGAGTAATTTTGCCTCCTAGTTTGACGAATCGCGAGGGATGGGCAAACCGTTTGGGTTTAAAAATTACCGCCGAAACCCCAAATAAAAAGCAGGGACGCTTGGGATTACAAAGTCTGCTGAATTTTCAATGGCAATTAGCAATTGGTGGACAGACTATTTCTAAAACTGAGTTTAATAAACTTGTGGCTTTAAATAGCCCGTTAGTAGAAATTAACGGAGAGTGGGTGGAGTTGCGTCCCCAAGATATCAAGACAGCCCAAACTTTCTTTACCACTCGCAAAGACCAAATGGCGCTTTCTTTGGAAGATGCTTTGCGCCTTGGCACAGGCGACACCCAGGTGATTGAAAAATTACCAGTAGTCAGCTTTGAAGCATCTGGGGCATTACAAGAATTGATTGGGGCGTTAACAAATAATCAGGCGATCGCACCTTTACCCACACCAAAAGGTTTTCAAGGACAGTTACGCCCTTATCAAGAACGAGGCGCTGCTTGGCTGGCATTTTTAGAACGTTGGGGCTTGGGTGCTTGTCTGGCCGACGATATGGGCTTAGGAAAAACGATCCAGTTTATTGCTTTTCTTTTACACCTAAAAGAACAAGATGCATTAGAAAATCCAACTCTACTTGTGTGTCCAACTTCTGTTTTAGGAAACTGGGAAAGAGAAGTCAAAAAATTTGCGCCAACACTCAAAGTTTTACAGTATCACGGAGACAAACGCTCCAAAGGCAAAGCATTTATAGAAGCCGCGAAAAAGCATGATTTAGTTATCACTAGTTACTCACTAGTTCATCGAGATATTAAGTCGTTAGAAAGTATTTCTTGGCAAACAATTGTTTTAGATGAAGCCCAAAATGTCAAAAATCCAGAGGCGAAGCAGTCAAAAGCTGTGCGGCAATTAGAAGCTACGTTTCGGATTGCATTGACGGGAACACCAGTAGAAAACAGACTGCAAGAACTCTGGTCAATTTTAGATTTTCTCAATCCAGGGTATTTGGGAAATCGGCAATTTTTTCAGCGGCGGTTTGCGATGCCAATCGAAAAGTATGGTGATGCCGCTTCTTTAAGTCAGTTACGTTCATTAGTTCAACCATTTATTCTGCGGCGTTTGAAAAGCGATCGCCAAATTATTCAAGACTTGCCAGATAAGCAAGAAATGACAGTATTTTGCGGTTTGACTGCTGAACAAGCTGCACTTTATCAACAGGTTGTAGAAGTATCTTTAGCAGAGATTGAATCTGCCGAAGGACTACAACGCCGGGGCATGATTTTAGCTTTGTTAATCAAACTTAAACAAATCTGCAATCACCCAGCACAATATCTAAAACAAGCGGCACTCGAACAACAGCATTCTGCAAAACTACTGCGGCTAGAAGAAATGTTAGAAGAAGTTTTAGCAGAAGGCGATCGCGCTTTAATATTCACTCAATTTGCTGAGTGGGGTAAGTTACTTAAACCTTATCTAGAAAAACAGCTAGGTCGAGAAATCTTCTTTTTATATGGTAGCAGCAGTAAAAAACAACGAGAGGAAATGATTGACCGTTTCCAACACGATCCCCAAGGGCCACCAATTATGATTCTTTCTCTGAAAGCAGGTGGCGTAGGGCTGAATTTAACACGAGCAAATCATGTATTCCACTTTGACAGATGGTGGAATCCAGCTGTAGAAAATCAAGCTACAGATAGAGTATTTCGCATTGGTCAAACTCGGAATGTCCAAGTGCATAAGTTTGTCTGCACTGGTACTTTAGAAGAAAAAATTCATGACATGATTGAAAGTAAGAAACAACTAGCTGAACAAGTTGTAGGTGCAGGTGAAGAGTGGTTAACTGAAATGGATACAGACCAACTCCGCAACTTACTACTACTTGATCGCAGTGCAGTAATTGATGAAGATACAGAGTAA
- a CDS encoding SWIM zinc finger family protein — MSNYTLQASREWWSQRWLDLLDSYRFKKRLERARNYARQGNVLSIEFKGAKVLARVQGSEVEPYKVSLSLDPFTDEQWGYVIETMSHRAIFAAKLLAGEMPQNIEEVFTTNGLSLFPFTLSDVHSKCSCPDKANPCKHIGAIYYQLGDRFSEDPFVLFQLRGRTKEQIISDLRHLRSIRVEANTTETSDVQQSIPHNQYSVKIDSFWQYNEPLESSLVVIAPSSSETILDVLGTIPLAKEEENAVNLNSGDVVMNYLNTVYKDVSQKAILAAMNVGGS, encoded by the coding sequence ATGAGCAATTACACCCTTCAAGCAAGTCGAGAATGGTGGTCACAACGTTGGCTTGATTTGCTAGACTCATATCGCTTTAAAAAGCGTTTAGAACGTGCTAGAAATTATGCTCGTCAAGGCAATGTTTTGAGCATTGAATTTAAAGGGGCAAAAGTATTAGCTAGAGTTCAAGGCAGTGAAGTAGAACCTTATAAAGTTTCTCTTTCTCTTGACCCATTTACTGATGAACAGTGGGGTTATGTAATAGAAACAATGTCTCATAGGGCAATTTTTGCTGCCAAACTGTTAGCAGGAGAAATGCCACAAAATATCGAAGAAGTTTTCACGACTAATGGTCTTTCGTTATTTCCTTTTACACTCTCGGATGTTCACAGTAAATGCTCTTGTCCTGATAAAGCAAATCCTTGTAAGCATATTGGGGCTATTTACTATCAGTTAGGCGATCGCTTTAGTGAAGATCCGTTCGTACTATTTCAATTGCGCGGACGCACTAAAGAGCAAATTATTAGTGATTTACGGCATTTACGTAGTATTAGAGTTGAAGCTAACACTACTGAAACATCTGATGTTCAACAGTCAATTCCTCACAATCAATACTCAGTAAAAATAGATTCTTTCTGGCAATATAATGAGCCATTAGAATCATCTTTAGTAGTGATTGCACCATCAAGTAGCGAGACAATATTAGATGTGTTAGGAACAATTCCTTTAGCTAAGGAAGAGGAAAATGCTGTAAATTTAAATTCTGGTGATGTCGTAATGAACTATTTAAATACAGTTTATAAAGATGTTAGCCAGAAAGCCATTTTAGCGGCAATGAATGTTGGGGGGAGTTGA
- a CDS encoding CU044_2847 family protein, with protein MELQTRIISVELADGTSVRVEATPIGERKINFQTRPFNEVTVGIESLTKEIAEALHKVKPDRASVKFGIDIGIESGKLIPLLVKGTSTANIEITLEWGN; from the coding sequence ATGGAACTCCAAACTAGAATTATTTCGGTAGAACTTGCCGATGGTACAAGTGTCAGAGTTGAAGCTACACCAATTGGTGAGCGTAAAATAAACTTTCAAACCCGACCTTTTAATGAAGTAACCGTGGGTATAGAATCTCTTACTAAGGAAATTGCAGAAGCATTACACAAAGTTAAGCCTGATAGAGCAAGTGTGAAATTTGGTATAGATATTGGTATTGAATCAGGGAAACTCATACCCTTATTAGTCAAAGGTACTTCTACAGCCAATATAGAGATTACTTTAGAATGGGGTAACTAG
- a CDS encoding PCP reductase family protein: protein MSESNFIDVLRWTEEAKAKLKNIPYFARAQAKARIEQLARQAEQEVVTGELVEQARLEFGQ, encoded by the coding sequence ATGAGTGAGTCCAATTTTATAGATGTTTTGCGATGGACAGAGGAAGCTAAGGCAAAATTAAAAAATATTCCCTATTTTGCTCGCGCTCAAGCTAAAGCCCGAATTGAGCAACTGGCTCGTCAAGCAGAGCAAGAAGTTGTGACAGGGGAGTTAGTTGAACAGGCTAGGCTTGAGTTTGGACAGTGA
- a CDS encoding glucose-6-phosphate isomerase — MDARALWQRYQDWLYFHEGLGLYLDVSRMRFDDTFVESLRPKFDKAFADMAELEKGAIANPDENRMVGHYWLRNPDLAPTPELTQEIVQTLEQIEAFAEKVQTGAIHPPRASRFTDIISIGIGGSALGPEFVAEALVSDYPSLKIHFIDNSDPAGIDRVLNHLRNNLASTLVLVISKSGGTPEPRNGMIEVKKAYAGHNLDFAQYAVAITSPDSNLDKVAKSEGWLARFPMFDWVGGRTSELSAVGLVPAALQGIDVRAMLEGAKEMDDATRVPDVKKNPAALLALSWYFSGNGRGEKDMVVLPYKDSLLLFSRYLQQLVMESLGKEKDLDGNIVHQGIAVYGNKGSTDQHAYVQQLREGVPNFFATFIEVLEDRKGPSPELDPGVTSGDYLSGFLQGTRQALYENQRDSITVTIPEVNARTVGALIALYERAVGFYASLVNINAYHQPGVEAGKKAAAVILDLQTRVVSALQKENTALSIAELAQKAGASDQIEAIYKILRHLHANQRGVVLQGDLGQPSSLKVSAN, encoded by the coding sequence ATGGATGCTAGGGCACTTTGGCAACGATACCAAGATTGGTTATATTTCCACGAGGGATTAGGACTGTACCTAGATGTGAGTCGGATGCGGTTCGATGATACCTTTGTGGAATCGTTGCGGCCGAAGTTTGACAAGGCGTTTGCGGATATGGCGGAACTGGAGAAGGGTGCGATCGCTAATCCAGACGAGAACCGCATGGTTGGACATTACTGGCTGCGAAATCCTGATTTAGCACCCACACCAGAACTTACACAAGAAATTGTCCAAACCCTAGAACAAATCGAAGCCTTTGCGGAAAAAGTCCAAACAGGTGCTATTCATCCTCCCAGAGCCAGCCGCTTCACCGATATTATCTCTATTGGTATTGGTGGTTCCGCCCTCGGCCCCGAATTCGTCGCGGAAGCGCTCGTTTCTGATTACCCGTCGCTAAAAATTCACTTTATTGACAACAGCGATCCCGCAGGTATTGATCGCGTTCTCAACCATTTGCGAAACAACCTAGCTAGCACTTTGGTATTGGTGATCTCTAAATCTGGAGGGACGCCAGAACCTCGCAACGGGATGATTGAAGTTAAAAAAGCCTATGCTGGTCACAATTTGGACTTTGCCCAATATGCGGTAGCCATTACCAGCCCTGATAGTAACCTTGATAAAGTTGCTAAATCTGAAGGTTGGCTTGCCAGATTTCCCATGTTTGACTGGGTGGGAGGACGCACCTCAGAACTATCTGCTGTGGGGCTAGTACCAGCTGCATTACAGGGTATCGATGTTCGCGCCATGCTCGAAGGTGCAAAAGAAATGGATGACGCCACCCGCGTCCCAGATGTAAAAAAGAACCCAGCTGCCCTGTTGGCTTTATCTTGGTATTTTTCTGGTAATGGACGTGGTGAAAAAGATATGGTTGTCCTACCTTACAAGGACAGCTTGTTGTTATTCAGCCGCTACTTGCAACAGCTGGTAATGGAATCCTTGGGTAAGGAAAAAGACTTAGACGGTAACATTGTCCATCAAGGCATCGCCGTTTACGGAAACAAAGGCTCAACAGACCAACACGCTTACGTGCAGCAGTTGCGCGAGGGTGTACCGAATTTCTTTGCTACTTTCATTGAAGTTTTAGAAGACCGTAAAGGCCCATCCCCTGAATTAGATCCAGGAGTTACATCAGGCGATTATCTTTCCGGTTTTCTGCAAGGAACCCGACAAGCGCTTTATGAAAATCAACGCGATTCGATTACAGTCACCATTCCCGAAGTTAATGCCCGCACTGTAGGTGCATTAATCGCTTTGTATGAACGCGCTGTTGGTTTTTATGCAAGCTTAGTCAACATCAACGCCTACCATCAACCAGGGGTAGAAGCTGGTAAAAAAGCTGCTGCCGTTATTCTCGATTTGCAAACACGAGTCGTATCGGCTCTGCAAAAAGAAAATACAGCTCTTTCTATCGCTGAACTTGCCCAAAAAGCAGGCGCATCCGACCAAATTGAGGCAATTTACAAGATTTTGCGGCATCTGCACGCTAATCAACGCGGTGTAGTTTTGCAAGGTGATCTCGGACAGCCCAGCAGTTTGAAAGTTTCTGCTAATTGA
- a CDS encoding cytotoxic translational repressor of toxin-antitoxin stability system produces MTLEVRYARSFLLDLKNLEPAAYERVYDFVFVEFAQKWQLHGLPELRQLDGEGIFYRFTLDNYLIGIEIRGEIVKFLRVIPMPDV; encoded by the coding sequence GTGACTCTGGAAGTGCGCTATGCAAGGTCTTTTTTGCTAGACCTGAAAAATTTAGAACCTGCTGCTTACGAGCGGGTGTATGATTTTGTGTTTGTCGAGTTTGCCCAAAAGTGGCAGTTGCATGGACTACCAGAACTGCGACAGCTTGATGGTGAAGGGATTTTTTACCGCTTTACGCTAGATAATTATCTGATAGGCATAGAAATTAGGGGTGAAATCGTGAAGTTTTTGCGTGTCATCCCTATGCCAGATGTTTAA